From Thermoleophilia bacterium, the proteins below share one genomic window:
- a CDS encoding response regulator transcription factor: MSAVSTDPIRVLIVDDHHVVRIGLRSLLSHSGGFRVVGEAGTVADAVQMAAQLTPDVVLLDIRLPDGSGVEACRRIKQENADISVVMLTSYSDEEAIVGAVMAGASGYLLKQADAERLTQAIRDAAAGSSTLDPKATGALLSQFRELSAKQAEAELAGLTDRERRMLTLIAEGYTNRAIGEVLHLSEKTVRNHVSQLLRKLGFQRRSQAAAWAGERRLELPPE; encoded by the coding sequence ATGAGCGCAGTTTCCACCGATCCCATCCGCGTGCTAATCGTGGACGACCACCATGTGGTCCGCATCGGGCTTCGCTCGCTTCTGTCGCACTCGGGGGGCTTCCGGGTGGTCGGGGAGGCCGGGACGGTGGCCGACGCCGTCCAGATGGCCGCCCAACTCACGCCCGACGTGGTGCTCCTCGATATCCGCTTGCCCGACGGCAGTGGCGTGGAGGCCTGCCGTCGCATCAAGCAGGAGAACGCGGACATCAGTGTGGTCATGCTCACGTCGTATTCCGACGAGGAGGCCATCGTGGGAGCCGTCATGGCCGGTGCCTCCGGCTACCTGCTGAAGCAGGCCGACGCCGAACGTCTGACTCAGGCGATCCGTGATGCCGCTGCCGGATCATCGACGCTCGATCCGAAGGCAACCGGCGCTCTCCTCTCGCAGTTCCGTGAACTCTCCGCCAAACAGGCTGAGGCGGAGCTCGCCGGGCTCACCGATCGCGAGCGCCGCATGCTCACCCTCATCGCCGAGGGTTACACCAACCGTGCCATCGGCGAGGTACTCCACCTCTCCGAGAAGACCGTGCGCAATCACGTGAGCCAGTTGCTGCGCAAGTTGGGGTTCCAACGTCGTTCTCAGGCTGCGGCCTGGGCCGGCGAGCGCCGGCTGGAGCTCCCACCGGAGTAG
- a CDS encoding ABC transporter ATP-binding protein — protein sequence MDGPALRVIDACKTYERSEHMAVQPTSFDVARGEFVSLVGPSGCGKSTLLGMIAGLLAPDSGRVEALGEIVTGPGDGRAIVFQDAALFPWLTLRGNVEYGLRARGVPRPERREKVDAALRMVHLDHVAQKHPHELSGGMRQRASIARSLVLDPAILLMDEPFSALDAQTRTILQDELQRIWLETRPAVVFVTHNLIEAAFLSDTVHLLSSSPGRIVKTYEIDIPRPRDEADPALLDLRHDMLERLRAEVDDAARRRAEIAEGSVL from the coding sequence ATGGACGGGCCCGCCCTTCGCGTCATCGACGCGTGCAAGACATACGAGCGCAGTGAGCACATGGCCGTGCAACCCACGTCGTTCGACGTCGCGCGCGGGGAGTTCGTGAGCCTCGTCGGGCCGAGTGGGTGCGGCAAGTCAACGCTCCTCGGAATGATCGCCGGTCTGCTCGCGCCGGACTCCGGTCGTGTTGAGGCGCTCGGTGAGATCGTCACGGGCCCGGGTGACGGCCGCGCGATTGTGTTTCAGGACGCGGCGCTGTTTCCCTGGCTCACGCTTCGTGGCAACGTCGAATACGGCCTTCGTGCCCGAGGGGTTCCGAGACCTGAGCGTCGCGAGAAGGTGGACGCTGCACTGCGCATGGTGCATCTCGACCACGTCGCACAGAAGCACCCCCATGAGCTCTCCGGCGGTATGCGCCAACGCGCATCCATCGCACGTTCCCTCGTTCTGGACCCCGCGATTCTGCTGATGGACGAGCCCTTCAGCGCGCTCGACGCCCAGACCCGCACCATCCTCCAGGATGAGTTGCAGCGCATCTGGCTCGAAACCCGGCCCGCTGTGGTGTTCGTGACCCACAATCTCATCGAGGCCGCATTCCTATCTGACACCGTGCATCTGCTGTCGTCGTCGCCGGGGCGAATCGTGAAGACCTATGAGATCGACATCCCGCGACCGCGCGATGAGGCCGATCCCGCGCTTCTCGACCTCCGCCACGACATGCTCGAGCGACTTCGTGCCGAGGTGGACGACGCCGCCCGACGCCGCGCAGAGATTGCCGAGGGGTCGGTCCTGTGA
- a CDS encoding ABC transporter permease, whose protein sequence is MSTEFGRPRDSRHTTGDRLVAIAMQIARKGWFVALFVGMWWLVTAAGWVDPYKLPGPGDVVSTLGTLFTERALLADVAATLLRLLEGWGIGVGAGVLLGLLTGSSRILEDGIRPVIAGLQAVPTIAFLPLAILWFGFNGTAVLVITAFGTFKPMAIATYSAMHQVSPTLMMAGRALGARGLFMQRTLVFPAIVPSLVTGLKLSWSFAWRALMAAEIVVTGAQGLGGVLELGREIGAIDVVIAVILVILVVGIVFEQLVFARLERWVNRRWGLVGAR, encoded by the coding sequence GTGAGCACGGAATTCGGTCGCCCCCGCGATTCCCGACACACCACGGGAGATCGGCTGGTGGCCATCGCCATGCAGATCGCGCGCAAGGGGTGGTTCGTTGCGCTCTTCGTCGGTATGTGGTGGCTGGTCACCGCAGCGGGATGGGTAGACCCCTACAAACTCCCGGGCCCCGGTGACGTGGTCTCAACCCTCGGCACCCTCTTCACCGAGCGCGCTCTGCTCGCAGATGTCGCGGCCACGCTCCTCCGCCTGCTCGAGGGGTGGGGCATCGGTGTCGGCGCCGGCGTACTGCTGGGCCTCCTCACCGGCAGTTCACGGATTCTGGAAGACGGAATCCGTCCGGTCATCGCAGGCTTGCAGGCCGTTCCCACGATCGCCTTCCTTCCGCTGGCGATCCTCTGGTTCGGGTTCAACGGTACGGCGGTACTGGTGATCACGGCCTTCGGCACGTTCAAGCCCATGGCCATCGCGACCTACTCCGCCATGCATCAGGTGTCTCCCACACTGATGATGGCCGGGCGCGCATTGGGCGCACGCGGCCTGTTTATGCAGCGCACTCTGGTGTTCCCGGCGATCGTTCCCAGCCTAGTGACGGGACTCAAACTGTCGTGGTCCTTCGCCTGGCGCGCGCTCATGGCCGCGGAGATCGTCGTGACCGGTGCGCAGGGGCTCGGCGGCGTTTTGGAGTTGGGTCGCGAGATCGGCGCCATCGACGTCGTCATCGCGGTGATCCTCGTCATCCTCGTGGTGGGAATCGTGTTCGAGCAGTTGGTGTTCGCCCGGCTGGAGCGGTGGGTCAATCGTCGCTGGGGGCTCGTGGGTGCGCGCTAG